A genomic region of Friedmanniella luteola contains the following coding sequences:
- a CDS encoding ArsR/SmtB family transcription factor: MEDEAEAGLYRALADPTRRLLLDELRERDDQSLFELCTRLAVVHQVTSSRQAVSQHLAVLEAAGLVRTRRSGRTKLHTLSTAPLRAVLERWPLPTEETP; this comes from the coding sequence ATGGAGGACGAGGCGGAGGCCGGCCTGTACCGGGCGCTGGCCGACCCGACCCGGCGTCTCCTGCTCGACGAGCTGCGCGAGCGCGACGACCAGTCGCTGTTCGAGCTGTGCACCCGGCTGGCCGTGGTGCACCAGGTCACCTCGTCCCGGCAGGCGGTGTCCCAGCACCTCGCGGTGCTGGAGGCGGCGGGTCTGGTGCGGACGCGGCGGAGCGGGCGGACCAAGCTGCACACGCTCTCCACCGCACCCCTGCGCGCCGTCCTGGAGCGCTGGCCGCTGCCCACCGAGGAGACCCCATGA
- a CDS encoding ABC transporter permease: MTAPTRDNETEFEPVYHRYGPHRAGLPPLVPYFRELWHRREFAAEMSRATMRSANVSTFFGQAWLVLNPLLTAAVYYLLVTIIRGRHDPAFFTHLTLGLFAFNLVSTSITSGATSVTTSGRLLINTAFPRLLIPLSAVRTAFFRFLPTIPVYLFFHVLFLRDQWSWQMLLGGYFLVTMILFGMGMAAFFSTLQIYFRDTSSFLPFFVRLWMYLSPVLWLPEAIFNSDFPRWMLTLIQINPMYSMLGGYSDAIQEGRVPDLSMWVTSAVWAVAVAVLGFLFFISREREFAVRLT, from the coding sequence ATGACGGCGCCCACCCGGGACAACGAGACGGAGTTCGAGCCGGTCTACCACCGCTACGGCCCGCACCGTGCCGGGCTGCCCCCGCTCGTCCCGTACTTCCGCGAGCTGTGGCACCGCCGGGAGTTCGCCGCCGAGATGAGCCGCGCCACGATGCGCAGCGCCAACGTCTCCACCTTCTTCGGCCAGGCCTGGCTGGTGCTGAACCCGCTGCTGACGGCGGCCGTCTACTACCTGCTGGTGACGATCATCCGCGGTCGGCACGACCCGGCCTTCTTCACCCACCTCACCCTCGGGCTGTTCGCGTTCAACCTCGTCTCGACCTCGATCACCTCGGGCGCGACGTCGGTCACGACATCGGGCCGGCTGCTGATCAACACCGCCTTCCCCCGCCTGCTGATCCCGCTCTCGGCGGTGCGCACCGCGTTCTTCCGGTTCCTGCCGACGATCCCCGTCTACCTCTTCTTCCACGTGCTCTTCCTCCGCGACCAGTGGAGCTGGCAGATGCTGCTGGGTGGCTACTTCCTGGTGACGATGATCCTGTTCGGGATGGGCATGGCCGCGTTCTTCTCCACGCTGCAGATCTACTTCCGCGACACCTCGAGCTTCCTGCCCTTCTTCGTCCGGCTCTGGATGTACCTGTCGCCCGTGCTCTGGCTCCCGGAGGCGATCTTCAACAGCGACTTCCCGCGCTGGATGCTCACCCTGATCCAGATCAACCCGATGTACTCGATGCTCGGGGGCTACTCCGACGCCATCCAGGAGGGCCGGGTGCCCGACCTGTCGATGTGGGTCACCTCGGCCGTCTGGGCGGTGGCCGTCGCGGTCCTCGGCTTCCTGTTCTTCATCTCGAGGGAGCGTGAGTTCGCTGTCCGCCTCACCTGA
- a CDS encoding ABC transporter ATP-binding protein, which produces MSSLSASPESPAPVVVPTDPPYAVRVENLSITYRTTFERKPTLKQALVRFGRGQRAVREVEAIKDVSFDVRTGTALGIIGSNGAGKSTLMRAMAGILPPTSGSIEVWGKASTLLALGVGFNKDLSGRENIILGGLASGLSRKDVEERADDVAEWTELGEFIDMPMRTYSSGMSARVGFSVAVHMKPDILMIDEALSTGDAKFREKANAKMAELRQSARAMFLVSHGLGSIKEMCNEAIWLNQGQLMMRGEPEEVVNAYMRFVKVKRTAVTDEDI; this is translated from the coding sequence GTGAGTTCGCTGTCCGCCTCACCTGAGTCCCCCGCCCCCGTCGTCGTGCCGACGGACCCGCCCTACGCCGTCCGGGTGGAGAACCTGTCCATCACCTACCGGACGACCTTCGAGCGGAAGCCCACCCTGAAGCAGGCCCTGGTCCGCTTCGGCCGCGGCCAGCGCGCGGTCCGCGAGGTCGAGGCGATCAAGGACGTCAGCTTCGACGTCCGCACCGGCACCGCGCTGGGCATCATCGGCTCCAACGGCGCCGGCAAGTCGACGCTGATGCGGGCGATGGCCGGCATCCTGCCCCCCACCAGCGGGTCGATCGAGGTGTGGGGCAAGGCCAGCACGCTCCTCGCCCTCGGCGTCGGCTTCAACAAGGACCTGTCGGGCCGGGAGAACATCATCCTGGGCGGTCTCGCCTCCGGGCTGTCCCGCAAGGACGTCGAGGAACGGGCCGACGACGTCGCCGAGTGGACCGAGCTGGGCGAGTTCATCGACATGCCGATGCGCACCTACTCCTCCGGCATGTCCGCCCGCGTCGGCTTCTCCGTGGCCGTGCACATGAAGCCCGACATCCTGATGATCGACGAGGCGCTCTCCACCGGCGACGCGAAGTTCCGCGAGAAGGCCAACGCCAAGATGGCCGAGCTGCGGCAGAGCGCCCGGGCGATGTTCCTGGTCAGCCACGGCCTCGGCTCCATCAAGGAGATGTGCAACGAGGCCATCTGGCTGAACCAGGGCCAGCTGATGATGCGCGGCGAGCCCGAGGAGGTCGTCAACGCCTACATGCGCTTCGTCAAGGTCAAGCGCACGGCCGTCACGGACGAGGACATCTAG
- a CDS encoding VOC family protein: MTTEPAPRIVLTSIHVDDQARARAFYTDVLGFRLKHDLPLGEHRWLTVVSAQDPDGVELLLEPDDHPAARAYQAALTADGIPSGSFAVDDVRAVVAVLEARGVRVVQPPTEMGPVVTAVIDDTCGNLLQLTAPSALAPLTRGEGS, encoded by the coding sequence ATGACCACCGAACCCGCCCCGCGGATCGTCCTGACCAGCATCCACGTCGACGACCAGGCCCGTGCCCGGGCCTTCTACACCGACGTGCTGGGCTTCCGGCTCAAGCACGACCTCCCGCTGGGCGAGCACCGCTGGCTGACCGTCGTGAGCGCGCAGGACCCCGACGGCGTCGAGCTGCTGCTGGAGCCCGACGACCACCCGGCGGCCCGGGCCTACCAGGCCGCGCTGACGGCGGACGGCATCCCGAGCGGCTCCTTCGCCGTCGACGACGTGCGGGCCGTCGTGGCCGTGCTCGAGGCGCGCGGCGTGCGGGTGGTCCAGCCACCCACGGAGATGGGCCCGGTCGTCACCGCCGTCATCGACGACACCTGCGGGAACCTGCTGCAGCTGACGGCGCCGTCGGCGCTCGCTCCGCTCACCCGCGGAGAGGGCTCCTAG
- a CDS encoding metallophosphoesterase, giving the protein MKSIKIIGAAGASIALLAGAGVQAASAASPTCSALDDPIYQVVNPKVGSSLLTPWAGEVTKAAKHGFTADRGVVFYGSTVKAAGLVGVHRLYNAKTQDFLFSISSTEIGSAVSAKGYVDQGTSFYVSPTGATGCRVGMPRLVKGTQHRVATLTGESATMTKAGWTLEGVRFYVATKGADPAAPETPAPTPTPTPTPSSPAASAGPFQFAVVPDTQLEVLKAGDARMKARNQWLVNQKVAFVAQTGDLVNWDTDAHEQYDRAKVGMGVLTANQTPYTVAVGNHDSMATGVGGSARPGKTWELVRDTRTLNHYFSAEDFGNVAGAFEPGKIDNVYATYQAGGKKFMVLTLEFAPRKAAVAWARSVVASHPDHNVIISTHFYLNGNNTISTSNGGYGDASGKYVFDNLVSQYPNIKMVFSGHVGYAAKARVDTGKAGNKVYSFLTTFHEGTTNPVRMLSVDTTKGTVSSTIYAPFDNKTWHAYDQTVAVDFV; this is encoded by the coding sequence ATGAAGTCGATCAAGATCATCGGAGCGGCCGGTGCCAGCATCGCCCTGCTGGCCGGCGCCGGTGTCCAGGCGGCCTCGGCGGCCTCACCCACCTGCTCGGCGCTGGACGACCCCATCTACCAGGTCGTGAACCCGAAGGTCGGTTCGAGCCTGCTGACCCCGTGGGCCGGCGAGGTCACCAAGGCGGCGAAGCACGGCTTCACCGCCGACCGCGGCGTCGTCTTCTACGGCTCCACCGTCAAGGCCGCCGGCCTGGTCGGCGTGCACCGCCTGTACAACGCCAAGACCCAGGACTTCCTCTTCTCCATCAGCAGCACCGAGATCGGGTCCGCCGTCAGCGCGAAGGGCTACGTCGACCAGGGCACCAGCTTCTACGTCTCGCCGACCGGCGCGACCGGCTGCCGGGTGGGCATGCCGCGGCTGGTGAAGGGCACCCAGCACCGGGTCGCCACGCTGACCGGCGAGAGCGCCACCATGACGAAGGCCGGCTGGACCCTCGAGGGGGTCCGCTTCTACGTCGCCACGAAGGGCGCCGACCCGGCCGCACCCGAGACCCCGGCCCCGACGCCCACGCCGACCCCCACGCCCTCCAGCCCCGCCGCGTCCGCCGGTCCGTTCCAGTTCGCGGTCGTGCCCGACACCCAGCTCGAGGTGCTCAAGGCCGGTGACGCCCGGATGAAGGCGCGCAACCAGTGGCTGGTCAACCAGAAGGTGGCCTTCGTCGCCCAGACCGGCGACCTCGTGAACTGGGACACCGACGCCCACGAGCAGTACGACCGCGCGAAGGTCGGGATGGGCGTGCTGACCGCCAACCAGACCCCGTACACGGTCGCCGTCGGCAACCACGACTCGATGGCCACCGGCGTCGGCGGCAGCGCCCGGCCGGGGAAGACCTGGGAGCTGGTCCGGGACACCCGGACGCTGAACCACTACTTCTCCGCCGAGGACTTCGGCAACGTGGCCGGCGCGTTCGAGCCCGGCAAGATCGACAACGTCTACGCGACCTACCAGGCCGGCGGCAAGAAGTTCATGGTCCTCACGCTCGAGTTCGCGCCCCGCAAGGCCGCCGTCGCCTGGGCCCGCTCCGTCGTGGCCAGCCACCCCGACCACAACGTCATCATCTCCACGCACTTCTACCTCAACGGGAACAACACCATCTCCACCAGCAACGGTGGCTACGGCGACGCGTCCGGCAAGTACGTCTTCGACAACCTGGTCAGCCAGTACCCGAACATCAAGATGGTCTTCTCCGGCCACGTGGGCTACGCCGCCAAGGCCCGGGTCGACACCGGCAAGGCCGGCAACAAGGTCTACTCCTTCCTGACCACCTTCCACGAGGGCACCACCAACCCGGTCCGGATGCTCAGCGTGGACACCACGAAGGGGACGGTCTCCAGCACGATCTACGCCCCCTTCGACAACAAGACCTGGCACGCCTACGACCAGACCGTCGCCGTCGACTTCGTCTGA
- a CDS encoding LCP family protein — MPETPAPAGPDAGSASTPVRTRRRRRLWPRLLAVVAGVVVLALVAVGVYAWRVDSGLTSNINRGIDLPGDAPSGESARPSAEPETGTLNYVLLGSDSRDPEDEGDGRSDSIMVVHLNKERDQASIISFPRDMYVDIPGHGKSKINDAYAFGGPALAVRTLEQLTNVRMDHVVLVGLEGFIGLTEDLGGVTVTNKTAFSSHGFDYPKGKVTLQGEKALWFVRERHSLPNGDLDRAENQRNVIKAIVAKGLSADVISDPARFTGFITNLAKHLTVDNSLTDAEIRRTALSLRLRAQDITLLQAPLSGFGTTAGGQSIDVVDTTKLAELSEALKKDTMEAYVKKYPEG, encoded by the coding sequence ATGCCCGAGACCCCAGCGCCCGCAGGCCCCGACGCGGGGAGCGCGAGCACCCCTGTCCGCACCCGCCGGCGGCGACGCCTCTGGCCACGCCTGCTGGCCGTGGTGGCCGGGGTCGTGGTGCTGGCCCTGGTGGCGGTCGGCGTCTACGCCTGGCGCGTCGACAGCGGCCTGACCAGCAACATCAACCGCGGCATCGACCTGCCGGGTGACGCCCCGTCCGGCGAGTCGGCCCGGCCGAGCGCCGAGCCCGAGACCGGCACCCTGAACTACGTGCTGCTGGGCTCGGACAGCCGCGACCCCGAGGACGAGGGCGACGGCCGCAGCGACTCGATCATGGTCGTCCACCTGAACAAGGAGCGGGACCAGGCCTCGATCATCTCGTTCCCCCGGGACATGTACGTCGACATCCCGGGCCACGGCAAGAGCAAGATCAACGACGCCTACGCGTTCGGCGGCCCGGCCCTCGCCGTCCGGACGCTGGAGCAGCTCACCAACGTGCGGATGGACCACGTCGTCCTCGTCGGGCTCGAGGGGTTCATCGGCCTCACCGAGGACCTCGGGGGCGTCACCGTCACCAACAAGACGGCCTTCAGCTCGCACGGCTTCGACTACCCCAAGGGCAAGGTCACCCTCCAGGGCGAGAAGGCCCTGTGGTTCGTCCGGGAGCGCCACTCGCTGCCGAACGGGGACCTCGACCGGGCCGAGAACCAGCGCAACGTCATCAAGGCCATCGTGGCGAAGGGGCTCAGCGCCGACGTCATCTCCGACCCGGCGCGCTTCACCGGCTTCATCACGAACCTGGCCAAGCACCTCACCGTGGACAACAGCCTCACCGACGCCGAGATCCGCCGGACGGCGCTGTCCCTGCGCCTCCGGGCCCAGGACATCACCCTGCTGCAGGCGCCCCTGAGCGGGTTCGGCACCACCGCCGGCGGCCAGAGCATCGACGTCGTCGACACGACGAAGCTCGCGGAGCTCTCGGAGGCGCTCAAGAAGGACACGATGGAGGCGTACGTCAAGAAGTACCCCGAGGGCTGA
- a CDS encoding ABC transporter ATP-binding protein — translation MTTAPAPTAPATATPPAPDDRVLSRIAGLLAPYKAKMLLVAVAVVTAAVLTSVAPFLTRAVFDDALFRVDGGPADLRLLAWLVAGLCVIPVLSALIGIGQNLLTATIGNSAMADLRSTLFAHLQKMELAFFTATRTGAIQSRLANDVSGVRTVLTDTATTILQNSVTVISAFIAMVLLSWELTVLTLVLMPLFVVLQVRVGRRRQRLARRTQESLSEMTAITEESLSVSGILLAKVFNRADSEVARYREENRRQTRLQVEQAMTGRAFFALVQTFFAITPALIYLVAGFMITGRLGGGSGLTAGTLVAFTTLQARLQMPLIQLMRVTLDVQTSLALFRRIFEYLDLVPAVQERAGARDLPGGAEGGSVEFRDVWFRYPEPRELTGGRAGAARFARPEAVVDPEAPVEPERPAGDGWTLRHLSLTVRPGQLAAIVGPSGSGKTTMTYLVPRFYDVSEGAVLVDGVDVRDATMNSLAEAVGMVTQEPYLFHGTIYDNIAYARPDATEAEIHQAARDANIHERIMSFDDGYETITGERGYRLSGGEKQRLAIARVFLMNPRVLILDEATSALDTETERLVQDALERATRGRTTIAIAHRLSTIQNADVIFGLEDGVLVEQGSHAELLARGGLYARLYTEQFSGGAVEARFADGVLFSDGSTVCDGRGRQRADVSL, via the coding sequence GTGACCACGGCCCCCGCACCCACCGCCCCGGCCACGGCCACCCCACCGGCCCCGGACGACCGGGTGCTCTCCCGGATCGCCGGGCTTCTCGCGCCGTACAAGGCGAAGATGCTGCTGGTCGCGGTGGCGGTGGTCACCGCGGCGGTGCTGACCTCGGTCGCCCCCTTCCTCACCCGGGCCGTCTTCGACGACGCGCTCTTCCGGGTGGACGGCGGACCGGCCGACCTCCGGCTGCTGGCGTGGCTGGTCGCCGGGCTGTGCGTGATCCCGGTGCTGAGCGCGCTGATCGGCATCGGCCAGAACCTGCTGACCGCGACCATCGGCAACTCGGCGATGGCCGACCTCCGCAGCACCCTCTTCGCCCACCTGCAGAAGATGGAGCTCGCCTTCTTCACCGCGACCAGGACGGGCGCCATCCAGTCCCGGCTGGCCAACGACGTCAGCGGCGTCCGGACGGTGCTGACCGACACCGCGACGACGATCCTGCAGAACTCGGTCACCGTCATCTCGGCGTTCATCGCGATGGTCCTGCTGTCCTGGGAGCTGACGGTCCTGACGCTGGTGCTGATGCCGCTGTTCGTCGTCCTCCAGGTCCGGGTGGGCCGGCGGCGCCAGCGGCTGGCGCGCCGCACCCAGGAGTCGCTGTCGGAGATGACGGCGATCACGGAGGAGTCGCTCTCGGTCTCGGGCATCCTGCTGGCCAAGGTGTTCAACCGGGCCGACTCCGAGGTGGCCCGCTACCGCGAGGAGAACCGGCGGCAGACGCGGCTGCAGGTCGAGCAGGCCATGACCGGCCGGGCGTTCTTCGCGCTGGTGCAGACCTTCTTCGCGATCACCCCGGCGCTGATCTACCTGGTCGCCGGGTTCATGATCACCGGTCGGCTGGGCGGCGGGTCCGGGCTGACCGCCGGCACCCTCGTCGCGTTCACCACCCTGCAGGCGCGGCTGCAGATGCCGCTCATCCAGCTCATGCGGGTGACGCTGGACGTGCAGACCTCGCTGGCCCTGTTCCGGCGGATCTTCGAGTACCTCGACCTCGTGCCCGCCGTCCAGGAACGGGCCGGGGCCCGCGACCTGCCCGGGGGCGCGGAGGGTGGCTCGGTGGAGTTCCGCGACGTCTGGTTCCGCTACCCGGAGCCGCGCGAGCTGACCGGCGGCCGCGCCGGCGCGGCGCGCTTCGCCCGGCCCGAGGCGGTCGTGGACCCGGAGGCGCCCGTGGAGCCCGAGCGGCCCGCGGGGGACGGCTGGACCCTGCGCCACCTCAGCCTCACGGTCCGGCCCGGGCAGCTGGCCGCGATCGTCGGCCCGTCCGGGTCGGGCAAGACGACGATGACCTACCTGGTGCCGCGCTTCTACGACGTGAGCGAGGGCGCGGTGCTCGTGGACGGCGTCGACGTGCGGGACGCCACCATGAACTCCCTGGCCGAGGCCGTCGGGATGGTCACCCAGGAGCCGTACCTGTTCCACGGCACCATCTACGACAACATCGCGTACGCCCGGCCCGACGCGACCGAGGCGGAGATCCACCAGGCGGCGCGCGACGCCAACATCCACGAGCGGATCATGAGCTTCGACGACGGCTACGAGACCATCACCGGCGAGCGGGGCTACCGGCTCTCCGGCGGGGAGAAGCAGCGGCTCGCCATCGCGCGGGTGTTCCTGATGAACCCGCGGGTGCTGATCCTGGACGAGGCGACCTCAGCGCTGGACACCGAGACGGAGCGGCTGGTGCAGGACGCCCTCGAGCGGGCCACCCGCGGCCGGACCACGATCGCCATCGCCCACCGGCTCTCGACCATCCAGAACGCCGACGTCATCTTCGGCCTCGAGGACGGGGTGCTGGTGGAGCAGGGCAGCCACGCCGAGCTGCTGGCCCGCGGCGGGCTGTACGCCCGGCTCTACACCGAGCAGTTCAGCGGCGGCGCCGTCGAGGCCCGCTTCGCCGACGGCGTCCTGTTCAGCGACGGCAGCACGGTCTGCGACGGCCGCGGCCGTCAGCGGGCCGACGTCAGCCTCTGA